Proteins encoded within one genomic window of Formosa agariphila KMM 3901:
- a CDS encoding thioredoxin family protein: MVQELEQDNLSEIVSGNDTVVVQYSATWCGNCRIMKPKFKKLATENENITFVIADAEKFTESRKLANVDNLPTFATFKKGEFVNQVQTNKFDVLKELVDEVTSN; this comes from the coding sequence ATGGTACAAGAATTAGAACAAGACAATTTAAGTGAAATTGTATCTGGTAATGATACAGTAGTTGTGCAATATTCAGCAACTTGGTGTGGTAATTGTAGAATTATGAAACCAAAATTTAAAAAATTAGCGACCGAAAACGAGAACATCACTTTCGTAATTGCTGATGCTGAAAAATTCACAGAATCTAGAAAACTAGCAAACGTAGATAACTTGCCTACTTTTGCAACCTTTAAAAAAGGTGAATTTGTAAACCAAGTACAAACGAATAAGTTTGACGTTTTAAAAGAGTTAGTCGATGAAGTTACCAGTAATTAA
- a CDS encoding DUF6952 family protein, whose amino-acid sequence MKLPVIKHLTQFIEENDEDFVNETIETLEALTEVSSLKDEELDVIGELISNMYGAIEVNNMIKNGTPQKEALNSFMKRVMGSIDK is encoded by the coding sequence ATGAAGTTACCAGTAATTAAACACCTGACTCAATTTATTGAGGAAAATGATGAAGATTTCGTAAATGAAACCATCGAAACACTTGAAGCTCTTACTGAAGTATCATCACTTAAAGATGAAGAATTAGATGTTATTGGTGAATTAATATCGAATATGTATGGCGCTATCGAGGTCAACAACATGATAAAAAACGGTACCCCACAGAAAGAAGCTTTAAATAGTTTTATGAAACGTGTTATGGGTTCTATCGATAAATAA
- the katG gene encoding catalase/peroxidase HPI, translating to MANDKNSKASDDISQCPHHQQQQQQQQQQQRQDEQADPITEENDKQSGSHGSSAGKCPVMHGGNTTTKSTVMEWWPNALNLDILHQHDSKTNPLGEDFDYHEELKKLDIEALKKDMHALMTDSQDWWPADWGHYGGLFIRLSWHSAGTYRISDGRGGGGTGNQRFAPLNSWPDNVSLDKARRLLWPIKKKYGNKVSWADLIVLAGTIAYESMGLKTYGFAFGRKDIWNPETDTYWGAEKEWLAPSDERYANVEHPDTMENPLAAVQMGLIYVNPEGVNGKQDPLKTAAHIRETFARMAMNDEETVALTAGGHTVGKTHGNGDASILGPEPEAANVEEQGMGWSNPTKSGKGRYTVTSGLEGAWTTNPTKWDGGFFEMLFNHEWESVKSPAGALQWEPVSIKDEDKPVDVEDSSIRHNPMMTDADMAMKMDPIYKEISLKFMNDQEYFSETFARAWFKLTHRDMGPKANYIGTDVPDEDLIWQDPIPAGTSDYDVAAVKNKIAASGLSIPEMVNTAWDSARTFRGSDMRGGANGARIRLAPQKDWEGNEPHRLTYVLSVLEPIAAEFGISIADTIVLAGNLGIEQAIKAGGLDIDVPFTPGRGDATDEMTDADSFAPLEPLADGYRNYTKKEYVVSPEELMLDRTQLMGLTAPEMTVLVGGMRVLGTNYGNTKHGVFTNTIGALTNDFFVNLTDMGNSWKPTDKGLYDICDRRTGVVKWTATRMDLVFGSNSILRSYSEVYAQDDNKEKFVKDFVKAWNKVMNADRFDLK from the coding sequence ATGGCAAACGATAAAAACTCAAAAGCATCAGACGATATTAGTCAATGCCCACACCATCAACAACAACAACAGCAGCAACAACAGCAACAACGTCAGGACGAACAAGCAGATCCTATTACAGAAGAAAACGACAAACAAAGCGGTAGTCATGGTTCATCTGCTGGAAAATGTCCTGTTATGCACGGCGGAAATACAACCACGAAATCTACTGTAATGGAATGGTGGCCAAACGCACTAAATCTTGATATTTTACATCAGCATGATTCGAAAACAAATCCTTTAGGAGAAGATTTCGATTATCATGAAGAATTAAAAAAGTTAGATATCGAAGCCCTAAAAAAGGATATGCATGCACTCATGACAGATAGTCAAGATTGGTGGCCTGCAGATTGGGGACATTACGGCGGATTATTTATTCGTTTATCATGGCACTCTGCTGGAACCTACAGAATTTCTGATGGACGCGGTGGTGGCGGAACAGGGAATCAGCGTTTCGCACCTTTAAATTCTTGGCCAGATAATGTGAGTTTAGATAAAGCAAGAAGATTGCTTTGGCCTATCAAGAAAAAATATGGTAATAAAGTAAGCTGGGCAGATTTAATTGTGCTTGCTGGAACTATTGCTTATGAGAGCATGGGCTTAAAAACATACGGATTTGCATTCGGACGTAAAGACATTTGGAATCCTGAAACAGACACCTATTGGGGTGCAGAAAAAGAATGGTTAGCACCTAGTGACGAGCGTTATGCAAATGTGGAACATCCCGACACTATGGAAAACCCGTTAGCTGCAGTACAAATGGGATTAATCTATGTCAATCCAGAAGGTGTAAACGGAAAACAAGACCCATTAAAAACAGCTGCACACATCCGTGAAACATTTGCACGTATGGCGATGAACGATGAAGAAACTGTAGCCTTAACAGCTGGTGGACATACCGTTGGTAAAACTCACGGAAACGGCGATGCTAGTATTTTAGGACCAGAACCTGAGGCTGCAAATGTAGAAGAACAAGGTATGGGTTGGAGTAATCCAACTAAATCTGGGAAAGGTCGTTATACTGTAACTAGCGGACTTGAAGGTGCATGGACAACTAACCCAACAAAATGGGATGGTGGTTTCTTTGAAATGCTATTCAATCATGAATGGGAATCTGTTAAAAGTCCTGCCGGTGCTTTACAATGGGAGCCTGTAAGTATTAAAGATGAAGATAAACCTGTAGATGTAGAAGATTCAAGTATCCGACACAACCCAATGATGACCGATGCAGATATGGCCATGAAAATGGACCCTATTTATAAAGAAATCTCGTTAAAGTTCATGAACGATCAGGAGTACTTCTCTGAAACTTTCGCTCGTGCTTGGTTTAAATTAACGCATAGAGATATGGGACCTAAAGCGAATTATATCGGTACTGATGTCCCTGATGAGGATTTAATATGGCAAGACCCTATTCCTGCTGGAACATCGGACTATGATGTTGCGGCAGTAAAAAATAAAATTGCTGCTTCAGGATTATCTATCCCTGAAATGGTAAATACAGCTTGGGATAGTGCGCGTACATTCCGTGGATCGGATATGCGTGGTGGAGCAAATGGAGCACGTATTCGTTTAGCACCGCAAAAAGACTGGGAAGGTAATGAGCCACATCGCTTAACTTATGTACTATCTGTTCTTGAACCTATTGCTGCAGAATTTGGGATTAGTATAGCAGACACGATTGTATTAGCTGGTAATCTTGGTATTGAGCAAGCGATTAAAGCAGGCGGTTTAGATATTGATGTGCCGTTTACTCCGGGCCGTGGCGATGCAACAGACGAGATGACCGATGCTGATTCTTTTGCGCCTTTAGAACCTTTAGCTGATGGCTATAGAAACTATACTAAAAAGGAATATGTTGTTAGTCCTGAAGAATTGATGCTTGACCGTACCCAATTAATGGGCTTAACGGCACCAGAAATGACAGTTCTTGTTGGAGGTATGCGAGTACTTGGAACAAATTACGGGAATACTAAACATGGTGTTTTCACAAACACTATTGGAGCACTAACAAACGATTTCTTCGTAAACCTTACAGATATGGGGAACTCTTGGAAACCAACAGATAAAGGACTTTACGACATTTGCGACCGTAGAACAGGAGTTGTTAAGTGGACTGCAACACGTATGGACTTAGTCTTTGGATCGAATTCAATATTGCGTTCTTATTCTGAAGTCTATGCACAAGACGATAACAAAGAGAAATTTGTGAAAGATTTTGTAAAAGCTTGGAATAAAGTTATGAATGCAGATCGCTTCGATTTAAAATAA
- a CDS encoding fasciclin domain-containing protein: MKTLKVFKSLLFSIAIFSFINVFAQNRMMKEHTVMVGGAKMYPTKNIVENAVNSKDHTTLVSAVQAGDLVDVLSSEGPFTVFAPTNEAFANLPKGTVETLLMPENKMKLQALLEYHVVSGQWNASDLLKLIKKGKGKAEIKTVSGGMITAWLKGEAVYITDENGNSAQVTIADVNQSNGVIHVIDTVLLPKA; this comes from the coding sequence ATGAAAACATTAAAAGTATTTAAATCACTATTATTTTCAATCGCAATTTTCTCATTTATTAATGTGTTCGCACAAAACAGGATGATGAAAGAGCATACGGTTATGGTAGGTGGAGCTAAAATGTACCCAACTAAAAATATAGTTGAAAATGCAGTAAACTCTAAAGATCATACCACGTTAGTGTCGGCAGTTCAAGCAGGAGATTTAGTAGATGTGTTATCTAGTGAAGGTCCTTTTACTGTATTTGCACCAACTAATGAAGCCTTTGCTAATTTGCCAAAAGGAACTGTTGAAACCTTATTAATGCCTGAAAATAAAATGAAATTACAAGCCCTATTAGAATATCATGTTGTTTCAGGACAATGGAATGCTTCAGATCTTTTAAAGTTGATAAAAAAAGGAAAAGGTAAAGCAGAAATTAAAACTGTTAGCGGTGGTATGATTACGGCATGGTTAAAAGGGGAAGCCGTTTATATTACAGACGAGAATGGAAATTCAGCACAAGTTACTATTGCAGATGTTAATCAATCTAATGGTGTAATTCATGTTATTGATACCGTGCTGTTACCAAAAGCTTAA
- the tpx gene encoding thiol peroxidase has protein sequence MATVTLKGNEIQTSGDLPKVGTKAPDFTLTTIELGSKSLKDFEGSNIILNIFPSVDTGTCAQSVREFNKEASALDNTKVLCISRDLPFAQARFCGAEGLENVISLSDFKDGSFGKAYGVNFTTGPLETLLSRSVVVLDEKGNVKYTEQVSETVDEPNYKAALDALKNG, from the coding sequence ATGGCAACAGTAACCTTAAAAGGAAACGAAATACAGACTTCAGGAGATTTACCAAAAGTTGGAACAAAAGCACCCGATTTTACATTAACAACTATAGAATTAGGTTCGAAATCATTAAAAGATTTTGAAGGAAGTAATATCATTTTAAACATTTTTCCAAGTGTAGATACTGGAACATGTGCACAATCTGTTAGAGAATTTAACAAAGAAGCTAGCGCTTTAGATAATACAAAAGTACTTTGTATTTCTCGTGATTTACCATTTGCGCAAGCGCGTTTTTGTGGTGCAGAAGGTTTAGAAAACGTAATTTCTTTATCAGATTTTAAAGATGGTAGTTTTGGAAAAGCTTATGGCGTTAATTTTACTACCGGACCTTTAGAAACATTATTATCTCGTAGTGTAGTGGTGTTAGACGAAAAAGGAAATGTAAAATATACAGAACAAGTATCTGAAACTGTAGACGAACCGAATTACAAAGCTGCTTTAGATGCTTTAAAAAATGGCTAA
- a CDS encoding diacylglycerol kinase: MAKKESFLVNRIKSVGYAYKGAILLLKTESSIKIQFAIAICVTIAGFYYNISATEWMVQVLAIGIIMTAEGLNTAVEAIADFIHPEFHNKIGFLKDISAGAVFIAAIAATIVGFIIYLPKVF; the protein is encoded by the coding sequence ATGGCTAAAAAAGAATCGTTTCTTGTAAACAGAATTAAAAGTGTAGGATATGCGTATAAAGGCGCTATCCTACTCTTAAAAACCGAATCTAGTATAAAAATCCAATTTGCTATTGCGATTTGCGTTACCATAGCTGGATTTTACTATAATATTTCGGCAACAGAATGGATGGTACAAGTACTAGCTATTGGAATTATCATGACAGCAGAAGGTTTAAATACTGCTGTAGAAGCTATTGCCGATTTTATTCATCCAGAATTTCACAACAAAATAGGCTTCCTTAAAGACATCTCGGCAGGAGCCGTTTTTATAGCTGCAATCGCGGCAACTATTGTTGGTTTTATTATTTATCTACCAAAAGTATTTTAA